From the Leptolyngbya sp. O-77 genome, one window contains:
- a CDS encoding DHH family phosphoesterase, producing the protein MQLNSVPSLDVLPTDVGSGSVAFGAGDRPTTDSDDPFQRRADWTLSTPQGRRLTEQKTTALRQLLEQHRGDRQLIILQDFPDPDALSSAWVYKLIADQFNIRCDIVYAGTLSHQENIALVRLTGLPVQRWSYQAAKEKDLSVYGGAVFVDNQGTTTQLLPLIEHLKIPVAVVIDHHSLQSDLHAEFSDIRPQTRATATILTQYIQSGMVRLDTSNNEHVKCATALMHGLRCDTNRLMQAQEEDFLAAAYLSRYADAQLLNAVLQSSRSKRVMDVIERSLRNRILRNNFSIAGVGYLRYDDRDAIPQAADFLVTEENVHTAVVYGIVHDEDEDLEIVIGSLRTNKLTLDPDEFIKEAFGQDAQGRYFGGGRSMAGGFEIPMGFLSGFNENSDYTRLKWEVFDAQLKQKLLRLVNPEDEVIRTS; encoded by the coding sequence ATGCAATTGAATTCAGTTCCTTCTCTAGATGTACTGCCGACAGATGTAGGATCTGGTTCGGTTGCCTTTGGTGCGGGCGATCGCCCCACAACAGACAGCGACGACCCCTTTCAACGGCGAGCCGACTGGACGCTCTCAACTCCTCAAGGGCGACGGCTAACGGAGCAAAAAACCACCGCATTGCGACAGCTTTTGGAGCAGCATCGGGGCGATCGCCAACTGATTATCCTGCAAGACTTTCCTGACCCGGATGCGCTCTCTAGCGCCTGGGTCTACAAGCTCATCGCCGACCAGTTCAACATTCGCTGCGATATTGTCTACGCAGGCACCCTCAGCCACCAGGAAAATATTGCCCTTGTGCGGCTGACAGGGTTGCCCGTGCAGCGCTGGAGCTATCAAGCTGCCAAGGAAAAAGACCTCTCGGTCTACGGCGGCGCAGTGTTTGTAGACAACCAAGGCACCACCACGCAGTTACTGCCGCTGATTGAGCATCTCAAGATTCCTGTGGCGGTTGTGATTGACCATCACAGCTTGCAGAGCGATCTCCACGCCGAGTTTTCCGACATCCGCCCCCAAACCCGCGCCACAGCCACCATCCTGACGCAATACATTCAGTCCGGCATGGTGCGACTGGACACCAGCAATAACGAGCATGTGAAATGTGCCACGGCGCTGATGCACGGGCTGCGCTGCGATACCAATCGACTGATGCAAGCCCAAGAAGAAGACTTTCTGGCGGCCGCCTACCTCAGTCGCTATGCCGACGCGCAACTGCTGAATGCGGTGCTGCAATCTTCTCGCTCAAAGCGGGTGATGGATGTCATCGAGCGATCGCTCCGCAACCGCATCCTCCGCAACAACTTCTCAATTGCTGGGGTCGGCTACTTGCGCTACGACGACCGCGACGCAATTCCCCAAGCAGCCGATTTCCTAGTCACAGAAGAAAACGTCCACACGGCGGTCGTCTACGGCATTGTCCACGACGAAGACGAAGACCTAGAAATCGTTATTGGCTCCCTCCGCACCAACAAACTAACCCTCGACCCCGACGAGTTTATCAAAGAAGCCTTTGGGCAAGATGCCCAGGGAAGATACTTTGGCGGCGGGCGATCGATGGCAGGCGGCTTCGAGATCCCGATGGGGTTTCTCTCTGGGTTCAACGAAAACAGCGACTACACTCGCCTCAAGTGGGAAGTATTTGACGCGCAGCTCAAGCAAAAGCTGCTGCGGCTGGTCAACCCCGAAGACGAAGTAATCCGCACATCGTAG
- a CDS encoding HNH endonuclease has protein sequence MGKVLVLNASYEPLNITSWRRAVILLIKGKAEQVEHNGKLVYDKFPLPTVIRLRHYVRVPYKEIPLTRRNILHRDSHSCQYCGYTGDELTLDHVLPRSRGGEDTWENIVTACVRCNVKKGSRTPKEASMILRRPPHRPHSGLYFEVTKHIKSGVHQEWQKYVIGI, from the coding sequence ATGGGCAAGGTTCTGGTTCTCAACGCCTCGTATGAACCGCTTAACATCACCAGTTGGCGACGCGCAGTGATCCTGCTGATTAAAGGGAAGGCGGAGCAAGTTGAGCATAATGGCAAGCTTGTATACGACAAATTTCCCCTGCCGACGGTGATCCGATTGCGCCACTACGTCCGAGTTCCCTATAAAGAAATTCCGCTGACTCGCCGCAACATCCTCCACCGAGACAGCCACTCCTGTCAGTATTGCGGCTATACGGGCGACGAACTGACGCTGGATCACGTCCTGCCCCGATCGCGAGGGGGCGAAGACACCTGGGAAAATATTGTGACCGCCTGTGTCCGCTGCAACGTTAAGAAAGGAAGCCGCACGCCCAAAGAAGCCAGTATGATTTTGCGTCGTCCACCCCATCGCCCCCACAGCGGGCTGTACTTTGAAGTCACCAAGCACATAAAAAGCGGTGTGCATCAAGAGTGGCAGAAGTATGTCATCGGCATATGA
- the corA gene encoding magnesium/cobalt transporter CorA, which translates to MAAKPSSSHAKQAHNRVEQPTAEALSRAFFVEGLTDEEEDDNPYLEYSYHEPGALPGTLTIEDDAPPPVITLIDYCEDSATRIPINEPEEAIPYLDADSVSWVDVKGLGSEDVLKRLGNIFNLHPLVLEDIVNVPQRPKVEEYGDQLLLITRMVTLKDSGRGFFTEQVSFILGKNYLLTVQEEPEYDSFGPVRERIRLGKGTIRSRGADYLAYCLLDSIVDGFFPVLETYGEELEELEDEVVAKPVRTTLEKIHTLKRELLNLRRSIWPMRDAISALIRDGEDLLQDEARMYLRDCYDHAVQVLDMVETYREVASSLMDVYVSSVGNRMNELMKQLTLISSIFIPLTFIVGVYGMNFNPDASPWNMPELNWYWGYPLCWGIMLLTSAGLLFYFWKRGWFENYSGIRED; encoded by the coding sequence ATGGCAGCCAAACCCTCCAGTTCTCATGCAAAACAAGCCCATAACAGGGTGGAACAACCGACGGCCGAGGCACTCTCCCGCGCCTTCTTTGTCGAGGGTTTGACCGATGAAGAAGAGGACGATAACCCCTACCTAGAATATTCCTACCATGAGCCGGGTGCCCTACCAGGAACGCTCACCATTGAGGACGACGCACCGCCCCCCGTCATTACCCTGATTGACTATTGCGAAGACAGTGCAACTCGGATTCCTATTAACGAACCAGAAGAAGCGATTCCCTACCTGGATGCCGACTCAGTTTCCTGGGTAGATGTCAAAGGACTGGGCAGCGAAGACGTGCTCAAGCGCCTGGGCAATATTTTTAACCTGCATCCGCTCGTTCTAGAAGATATCGTCAACGTGCCCCAGCGTCCAAAAGTCGAGGAATATGGCGACCAACTGCTGCTCATCACCCGCATGGTGACCCTAAAGGACAGCGGTCGCGGCTTTTTCACCGAGCAGGTGAGCTTTATTCTGGGGAAAAACTATCTGCTGACGGTGCAAGAAGAGCCTGAATACGACTCCTTCGGGCCAGTGCGCGAGCGTATCCGCCTGGGAAAAGGCACCATCCGCAGTCGTGGAGCAGATTACTTAGCCTACTGTTTGCTCGACTCGATTGTGGACGGCTTCTTTCCGGTGCTAGAAACCTACGGCGAGGAGCTAGAAGAACTAGAAGACGAGGTCGTTGCAAAACCCGTTCGCACAACTCTAGAAAAAATCCACACGCTCAAGCGAGAATTACTTAACCTGCGTCGCTCGATCTGGCCCATGCGAGATGCCATCAGTGCCCTCATCCGCGATGGCGAAGACCTGCTTCAGGACGAAGCACGGATGTATCTGCGAGACTGCTACGACCATGCAGTGCAGGTGCTGGACATGGTGGAAACCTACCGGGAAGTAGCCTCTAGCTTGATGGATGTCTACGTGTCGTCTGTGGGCAACCGCATGAACGAACTGATGAAGCAGCTCACGCTGATTTCCTCCATCTTCATTCCGCTAACGTTTATTGTGGGAGTCTATGGCATGAACTTCAATCCTGATGCTTCTCCCTGGAATATGCCCGAACTGAACTGGTACTGGGGCTATCCGTTGTGCTGGGGCATCATGCTGCTGACCTCGGCGGGGCTGCTGTTTTATTTTTGGAAGCGCGGCTGGTTTGAAAATTATTCAGGAATCCGGGAAGACTAG
- a CDS encoding adenine phosphoribosyltransferase: protein MDLKSLIRDIPDFPQPGILFRDITTLLRDPEGLRYTIDSMADRCADLSVDYIIGMESRGFIFGAPLAYKMDAGFIPVRKPGKLPAPVHSVEYELEYGTDKLEIHRDAAEPPARILIVDDVIATGGTAAATAKLVEHTGCELAGFGFIIELTGLEGRKKLPDVPVVTLVEY, encoded by the coding sequence ATGGATTTGAAATCGCTGATTCGTGATATTCCCGATTTCCCCCAGCCGGGAATTTTGTTTCGAGATATTACTACGCTGCTGCGCGACCCCGAAGGACTGCGCTATACGATTGACAGCATGGCCGATCGCTGTGCCGATCTGTCGGTGGATTACATCATTGGCATGGAGTCTCGCGGATTTATCTTTGGTGCGCCGCTGGCTTACAAGATGGATGCGGGGTTCATTCCTGTCCGCAAGCCCGGAAAGCTGCCGGCCCCAGTCCATAGCGTCGAATATGAACTGGAATATGGCACCGACAAGCTGGAGATTCACCGCGATGCGGCTGAGCCGCCCGCCCGGATCTTGATTGTGGATGACGTGATTGCGACTGGGGGCACGGCTGCTGCAACGGCTAAGCTGGTGGAACACACAGGCTGTGAACTGGCGGGGTTTGGGTTCATTATTGAACTCACTGGGCTGGAAGGTCGCAAGAAACTGCCGGACGTTCCAGTTGTTACCCTGGTGGAATACTAG